The Anoxybacillus flavithermus genome has a segment encoding these proteins:
- a CDS encoding two-component sensor histidine kinase — protein MNRHIVGGLLLALTVTVILFLSYALTFPPAKWSALWNETVLGVPFIVFLFMASSLIGMLFGAVFDWFWRKQWRAIEHALFQIEQGSTELSPQHMAKELEDVWRRIEKLQKHWLEQTKRTQKLTTEKVENEEELIERIISEERNRLARELHDSVSQQLFAASMMMSALMETYIGSEQAKKQLKLVEQMIHQSQLEMRALLLHLRPVQLKGKSLQDGMRELLTELAQKVPMEIKWKIEDVTLDRGVEDHLFRILQESVSNTLRHAKANMLEVLLLERDGFVLLRVSDDGVGFDVERTKSGSYGLQHMYERAAEIGGTLKIVSVKNKGTRLEVKVPLV, from the coding sequence ATGAATCGGCATATCGTTGGAGGTTTGCTTCTGGCTTTGACCGTTACAGTTATATTATTTCTTTCATACGCTCTCACATTTCCGCCTGCGAAGTGGTCGGCACTATGGAACGAAACGGTGCTTGGTGTGCCGTTTATCGTTTTTTTGTTTATGGCAAGCAGCCTAATTGGTATGTTGTTTGGCGCCGTGTTCGATTGGTTTTGGCGAAAACAATGGCGAGCGATTGAACATGCGTTGTTTCAAATCGAACAAGGAAGTACAGAGCTATCGCCTCAACATATGGCAAAAGAACTTGAGGATGTATGGCGAAGAATCGAGAAACTGCAAAAACATTGGCTCGAACAAACGAAACGTACCCAAAAATTAACGACAGAAAAGGTAGAAAACGAAGAAGAACTGATCGAGCGAATTATTTCGGAAGAACGAAATCGCCTAGCGCGCGAATTGCACGATTCCGTGAGCCAACAACTGTTTGCGGCATCGATGATGATGTCTGCGCTGATGGAAACGTATATAGGAAGCGAACAAGCGAAAAAGCAATTGAAGCTCGTTGAACAAATGATTCACCAATCGCAGCTTGAAATGCGGGCGTTATTGCTCCACTTACGTCCCGTACAACTGAAAGGAAAATCGCTTCAAGATGGAATGAGGGAACTGTTAACGGAACTTGCGCAAAAAGTGCCAATGGAGATCAAATGGAAAATCGAAGACGTGACGCTTGACCGCGGAGTAGAAGATCATTTATTTCGCATTTTGCAAGAATCGGTGTCCAATACGCTTCGCCATGCGAAAGCGAACATGTTAGAAGTGTTGTTGCTTGAGCGAGATGGATTTGTCCTTTTGCGCGTGTCGGATGATGGCGTTGGCTTTGATGTCGAACGAACAAAGAGCGGCTCTTACGGCTTACAGCATATGTACGAACGAGCGGCTGAAATCGGTGGGACGTTAAAAATCGTTAGTGTAAAAAATAAAGGAACTCGGTTAGAAGTGAAAGTACCGCTTGTGTAA
- a CDS encoding toxin MazF, which translates to MPVDVPGRGDFIVINFDPQAGHEQAGRRNAIVLSPKEFNQATGFIAVCPITNQKKGYPFEVELPKKGIVLDGDGYPITGVILTDQIKSLDWKARNLKILKKYNPEDAQIEEIDKIIDECLAKIETYLT; encoded by the coding sequence ATGCCAGTAGATGTGCCAGGGAGAGGCGATTTTATCGTTATCAACTTCGATCCACAAGCTGGTCATGAACAGGCTGGGAGAAGGAATGCTATTGTTTTGTCGCCTAAAGAATTCAATCAAGCAACAGGATTTATAGCTGTTTGTCCAATTACTAATCAAAAGAAAGGTTATCCTTTTGAAGTGGAATTACCAAAAAAAGGTATAGTTCTTGATGGCGATGGTTATCCAATAACGGGGGTAATTTTAACCGATCAAATTAAATCATTGGATTGGAAAGCGCGTAATCTAAAAATTTTAAAGAAGTATAATCCAGAAGATGCACAAATTGAAGAAATAGATAAAATAATTGATGAATGCCTAGCAAAAATAGAAACATATCTGACTTAA
- a CDS encoding biotin carboxylase, with protein sequence MFSKILIANRGEIALRIIRTCQKLGIQTVAIYSEADANSLHVKQADEAYIVGKARVNESYLNIEKIISIAKETKAEAIHPGYGLLSENATFARRCEEEGIVFIGPQPDVIAKMGSKIEARQTMAEAGVPIVPGISFPLADVDEAANVANSIGYPVMLKASAGGGGIGMQLVYDEEQLRKAFEGNQSRATSFFGDGAMYVEKYIDNPRHIEIQLLADAHGNCVYLWERECSIQRRHQKVVEEAPSPFLDEETRRKMGEAAVRAAKHIGYTNAGTIEFLVDEQKNFYFLEMNTRLQVEHPVTEEITGIDIVEQQLRIAAGEKLSFTQAEVKREGHAIEVRIYAEDPNTFFPSPGTITRLQLPEGEHIRHEIAVQSGSVVTPFYDPMIAKCIAKGSDRQAAIATMIEALHEYKIEGIKTNIPMLTAVLTHEAFQQGHTTTNFVNMYMNKKGGKTHA encoded by the coding sequence ATGTTTTCGAAAATACTTATTGCGAATCGGGGAGAAATTGCTTTACGTATCATTCGCACGTGCCAAAAGCTCGGCATTCAAACGGTCGCCATTTATTCGGAAGCCGATGCCAATTCGCTTCATGTGAAGCAAGCGGACGAAGCGTATATCGTCGGAAAAGCGCGGGTGAATGAGAGTTATTTAAATATCGAAAAAATTATTTCGATCGCCAAAGAAACGAAAGCGGAAGCTATTCATCCGGGTTACGGCTTGCTTTCAGAAAATGCAACATTTGCTCGTCGGTGCGAAGAGGAAGGGATCGTGTTTATCGGTCCCCAACCGGATGTGATTGCGAAAATGGGGAGCAAAATTGAAGCGCGACAAACGATGGCGGAAGCAGGGGTGCCAATTGTGCCCGGCATCTCTTTTCCGCTTGCTGATGTCGATGAAGCAGCGAACGTAGCGAACAGCATTGGATATCCAGTTATGTTGAAAGCATCGGCAGGTGGCGGAGGCATTGGCATGCAACTTGTTTATGACGAAGAGCAGCTACGAAAAGCATTTGAAGGAAATCAAAGTCGCGCGACTTCCTTTTTTGGAGATGGGGCGATGTATGTTGAAAAATATATTGACAATCCGCGTCATATTGAAATTCAACTGTTAGCTGATGCGCACGGAAACTGCGTGTATTTATGGGAAAGAGAATGTTCTATTCAACGCCGCCATCAAAAAGTTGTCGAAGAAGCGCCTTCTCCGTTTTTAGACGAAGAGACGCGTCGGAAAATGGGAGAAGCGGCTGTGCGAGCTGCAAAACATATCGGATATACAAATGCAGGGACGATCGAATTTCTCGTAGATGAGCAAAAAAACTTTTATTTCCTTGAGATGAATACACGTCTTCAAGTAGAACATCCTGTGACAGAAGAAATTACAGGGATTGACATTGTCGAACAACAATTGCGCATTGCCGCAGGTGAAAAGCTATCTTTTACACAAGCTGAAGTGAAACGAGAAGGACATGCGATCGAAGTGCGTATTTACGCTGAAGATCCAAACACATTTTTCCCTTCCCCAGGGACGATTACGCGTTTACAGCTTCCTGAAGGGGAACATATCCGCCATGAAATTGCGGTGCAAAGCGGCTCGGTCGTTACCCCGTTTTACGATCCGATGATCGCGAAATGTATTGCTAAAGGAAGCGATCGACAAGCAGCCATCGCCACTATGATTGAAGCATTACATGAATATAAAATCGAAGGAATTAAAACAAACATTCCGATGCTAACGGCTGTATTAACACATGAAGCATTTCAACAAGGACATACGACAACAAACTTTGTGAATATGTATATGAACAAAAAAGGGGGAAAAACACATGCATGA
- a CDS encoding MerR family transcriptional regulator, with amino-acid sequence MKLSGGERVEYTVQQLAKLAGVTSRTLRYYDEIGLLQPARVNASGYRIYGAKEVDQLQQILFYRELGVDLETIKQIITSPSFDDVQALKQHREKLLAERRRLEALIANVEKTLLAKEGRIMMSDKEKFEAFKQQLIDENERKYGKEIREKYGEEQVNKANEKVKNMTPAQYEKATKLGEEVLRVLHEAFLTGDPAGELAQKAADLHRQWLGYFWDHYSKDAHAGLAQMYVDDERFKAYYDQKQPGTAEFFREAIFIYTGKK; translated from the coding sequence ATGAAATTGTCAGGAGGTGAGCGCGTGGAATATACGGTGCAGCAACTAGCAAAGTTGGCGGGGGTGACGAGCCGAACGCTACGTTATTACGATGAAATCGGTCTTTTGCAGCCAGCGAGAGTAAATGCCTCAGGCTATCGCATATACGGAGCGAAAGAGGTCGACCAGCTCCAACAAATTTTGTTTTATCGCGAACTCGGGGTGGATTTAGAAACGATTAAGCAAATCATCACCTCTCCGTCATTTGACGACGTACAGGCGTTGAAACAACATCGCGAAAAACTCTTGGCAGAACGGAGGCGATTAGAGGCGTTGATCGCCAATGTTGAAAAAACGCTATTAGCGAAAGAAGGGAGAATCATGATGAGCGACAAAGAAAAATTTGAGGCATTTAAACAGCAGCTCATTGACGAAAACGAACGAAAATATGGCAAAGAAATTCGGGAAAAATACGGGGAGGAACAGGTGAACAAAGCAAACGAAAAAGTGAAAAACATGACGCCAGCACAATACGAAAAAGCAACAAAACTCGGCGAAGAAGTGTTGCGTGTATTGCATGAAGCGTTTTTGACAGGCGACCCAGCGGGAGAGCTTGCGCAAAAAGCAGCCGATTTACATCGTCAATGGTTAGGGTACTTTTGGGATCATTACTCAAAAGACGCGCATGCAGGATTGGCGCAAATGTACGTTGACGATGAACGATTTAAAGCATACTACGATCAGAAACAACCAGGAACGGCGGAATTTTTCCGTGAGGCGATTTTCATTTATACAGGTAAAAAATAG
- a CDS encoding DNA-binding response regulator — protein MIKILLVDDHEMVRLGVSAYLSAQPDMEVVGEAESGEKGVELALQLRPDMILMDLVMEPMDGIEATKQIISAWPEAKIMIVTSFLDDDKVYPAIAAGAVSYMLKTSKASEIANAIRATFHGQSVFEPEVMGKMMNNRRKQSLPHEQLTSREMEVLLLMAQGKTNQDIADELFISLKTVKVHVSNILAKLDVQDRTQAVIYAFKHGLVK, from the coding sequence GTGATTAAAATATTGCTTGTTGATGACCATGAAATGGTGCGGCTTGGCGTTTCTGCCTACTTGTCGGCTCAACCGGATATGGAAGTTGTTGGGGAAGCAGAAAGCGGAGAAAAAGGGGTGGAACTTGCCCTGCAACTTCGTCCAGATATGATTTTAATGGACTTAGTGATGGAGCCGATGGATGGCATTGAAGCGACGAAACAAATTATCAGCGCGTGGCCGGAAGCGAAAATTATGATTGTGACAAGTTTTTTAGATGATGATAAAGTATATCCGGCGATTGCAGCAGGCGCTGTCAGTTATATGTTAAAAACGTCGAAAGCAAGCGAAATTGCAAATGCGATTCGCGCGACGTTTCATGGGCAATCGGTATTCGAGCCCGAAGTGATGGGAAAAATGATGAACAATCGGCGAAAGCAGTCGCTTCCACACGAACAACTAACGAGTCGCGAAATGGAAGTGTTGCTGTTGATGGCGCAAGGAAAAACGAACCAAGATATTGCCGACGAGTTGTTTATTTCATTAAAAACGGTCAAAGTCCACGTCAGCAACATTTTAGCGAAACTAGACGTTCAAGATCGGACGCAAGCGGTCATTTATGCGTTTAAACACGGATTGGTAAAATAA
- a CDS encoding flagellar basal body rod protein: protein MLKKIGLLVAGGMAVLVLMFHLGPLVGLAISLAILYYAVKKFFKADSAFGKIVWALIGLAALMVSVSNVPALVAIVAAYVLYVVYKKWNEPQEVVQVVDDPFVNFEKQWAELQKHY, encoded by the coding sequence ATGTTAAAAAAAATCGGGCTATTGGTTGCAGGTGGAATGGCGGTGTTGGTGCTCATGTTTCACCTCGGGCCGCTCGTTGGGTTAGCGATCAGCTTGGCGATTTTGTATTATGCGGTCAAAAAGTTTTTCAAAGCCGATTCGGCGTTTGGCAAAATCGTTTGGGCGCTGATTGGCTTGGCTGCGCTGATGGTGAGCGTATCGAATGTACCAGCGCTTGTTGCTATCGTCGCAGCGTATGTGCTTTATGTCGTGTATAAAAAATGGAACGAACCGCAAGAAGTGGTGCAAGTCGTTGACGATCCGTTCGTGAACTTCGAAAAACAATGGGCGGAGCTACAAAAACATTATTAA
- a CDS encoding thioredoxin reductase translates to MEQQLYDVTIIGGGPAGLYATFYSGLREMKTKLIEYQSQLGGKLHVYPEKMIWDVGGHAPITGEKLREQLVKQALTFHPTIVLNEKVETIRRREDGIFILQTSSGQRHISKTIIIAVGSGILKPQKLQIEGAEKFEITNLHYTVKSLKQFKEKTVIISGGGNTAIDWANELVPIAKKVYVTYRNESLKGHEAQVTQLLNSSAICFFHTSITKLVASPNHEMIERVVLTNHETGDVFELDVDDVIISHGYERDASLLANSELPIQMVDEYYIATNAKGECSVPGLYAAGDISKYDGKLYLLTGAFQDAANAVNSAKRFIEPTADPYAMVSSHHEAFKERNRELVKQMLK, encoded by the coding sequence ATGGAGCAACAATTGTATGACGTGACGATTATTGGTGGTGGGCCAGCAGGGCTGTATGCGACGTTTTATAGTGGATTGCGAGAAATGAAAACGAAGTTGATTGAATATCAGTCGCAGTTAGGCGGAAAATTGCATGTGTATCCAGAAAAAATGATTTGGGATGTTGGCGGGCATGCTCCGATTACAGGAGAGAAATTACGCGAGCAACTTGTTAAACAAGCGCTTACCTTTCATCCAACCATTGTATTAAATGAAAAAGTTGAAACGATTCGGCGAAGAGAAGACGGTATATTCATTTTACAAACATCATCTGGTCAACGACATATATCGAAAACGATCATTATTGCGGTAGGAAGTGGCATATTAAAGCCGCAAAAACTTCAAATTGAAGGAGCAGAAAAGTTTGAGATTACAAATTTACACTATACGGTGAAATCGTTAAAACAATTTAAAGAGAAAACGGTGATTATTTCGGGTGGGGGGAATACAGCGATTGATTGGGCAAATGAACTCGTGCCAATTGCGAAAAAAGTATATGTCACTTATCGTAATGAATCGTTAAAAGGACATGAGGCGCAAGTGACGCAATTATTAAATAGTTCTGCCATTTGCTTTTTCCATACGTCCATTACAAAATTAGTTGCCAGCCCCAACCATGAAATGATTGAGCGAGTGGTATTGACAAATCATGAGACGGGCGATGTGTTTGAACTCGATGTAGATGATGTCATTATTAGCCATGGATATGAACGAGATGCCTCATTGCTTGCCAATAGTGAACTCCCTATTCAAATGGTTGACGAATATTATATTGCGACAAATGCAAAAGGAGAATGTTCTGTTCCGGGCTTATATGCAGCTGGCGATATTTCAAAATATGATGGAAAGTTATATTTACTTACAGGTGCTTTCCAAGACGCAGCGAATGCGGTAAATAGTGCGAAACGTTTCATTGAGCCCACTGCCGATCCGTATGCGATGGTATCTTCACATCACGAAGCGTTTAAGGAGCGAAATCGAGAGTTAGTGAAACAAATGTTAAAATAA
- a CDS encoding modulator protein, producing MGLLSRMKTMIAADIHEWLDEKEKKNPIAVLNEYLRQCEQEVEKVRKLLERQYLLKEQFTREYREAMQLAEKRKKQADIASKAGESELFAFASHEQMQYEERAARLKQLLEQTNEQLLELEKKYEQMKHQLKDMHMRRMELMGRENIARAHYRMNRVLDGYTSPALTTFADTESYLARLEQQVQSDYYRHTIDARIAELEKRLQQEQ from the coding sequence ATGGGTTTACTTTCTCGCATGAAAACGATGATTGCAGCAGATATTCATGAATGGTTGGACGAAAAAGAAAAGAAAAATCCGATTGCGGTGCTAAATGAATACTTGCGCCAATGCGAACAAGAAGTAGAAAAAGTACGGAAGCTGCTTGAGCGGCAATACTTATTAAAAGAGCAGTTTACGCGCGAATATCGCGAAGCTATGCAGCTGGCGGAAAAGCGGAAAAAACAGGCGGATATTGCCTCAAAAGCAGGAGAATCGGAGCTGTTTGCGTTTGCGTCTCATGAGCAAATGCAGTACGAAGAGCGAGCGGCGCGATTAAAGCAACTGCTTGAGCAAACAAACGAACAGCTATTGGAACTAGAAAAGAAATACGAACAAATGAAACATCAATTAAAAGATATGCATATGCGCCGCATGGAACTTATGGGGCGAGAAAATATCGCACGGGCGCATTATCGCATGAATCGCGTATTAGACGGGTATACAAGCCCAGCGCTTACTACGTTTGCGGATACAGAGTCCTATTTAGCTCGCCTCGAGCAACAAGTGCAGTCAGACTATTATCGCCATACGATTGACGCTCGCATCGCTGAATTAGAAAAGCGGTTGCAGCAAGAGCAATAA
- a CDS encoding acyl-CoA dehydrogenase, with the protein MHFELTKEQQMIKEMVRDFAEKEIAPYASKWDEEAIFPIDTFKKMGELGLFGIPFPEQYGGSGGDTISYAIAVEEIGRACGGTGLSYAAAVSLGASPIYYFGTEEQKEKWLVPMAKGEAFGSFGLTEPNAGSDAGGTQTRAVLDGDEYVINGEKCWITNAGYARQVIVTAVTGKDERGKNIISAFIVPTDAPGFTINCHYDKMGVRASNTCELVLQDVRVPKENILGDPKKGFKQFLYTLDGGRISIAALAVGIAQAAFEKALQYAKERKQFGQPIAKFQAIQFKLADMAMQLELARNMVYKAAWLKDQGKPFTKEAAFAKLFASETGFHICNQAIQIHGGYGYMKEYGVERHLRDMKLMEIGEGTSEIQRLVIARQLGC; encoded by the coding sequence ATGCATTTTGAATTAACGAAAGAGCAACAAATGATTAAAGAGATGGTTCGCGATTTTGCGGAAAAGGAAATTGCCCCATACGCGTCGAAATGGGATGAGGAAGCCATTTTTCCAATTGACACATTCAAAAAAATGGGCGAGCTTGGACTGTTCGGTATTCCGTTCCCTGAACAATATGGCGGTTCGGGGGGAGATACAATTTCTTACGCCATTGCGGTTGAAGAAATTGGTCGGGCATGCGGTGGAACAGGGTTAAGTTATGCAGCAGCTGTATCGCTCGGTGCAAGCCCAATTTACTATTTCGGAACAGAAGAACAAAAAGAAAAATGGCTCGTGCCAATGGCAAAAGGAGAGGCATTCGGTTCGTTCGGATTAACGGAGCCAAACGCAGGGTCTGATGCGGGCGGAACACAAACGCGCGCCGTTTTAGATGGCGATGAGTACGTCATTAACGGAGAAAAATGTTGGATTACAAATGCAGGATATGCCCGCCAAGTCATTGTAACCGCTGTCACTGGTAAAGATGAACGAGGAAAAAATATTATTTCCGCTTTTATCGTTCCGACCGATGCCCCGGGGTTTACGATTAACTGCCATTATGACAAAATGGGCGTTCGCGCATCGAATACGTGCGAACTTGTATTGCAAGATGTGCGCGTACCAAAAGAAAACATACTAGGCGATCCGAAAAAAGGATTTAAGCAGTTTTTATACACGCTAGATGGCGGACGTATTTCGATTGCAGCATTAGCCGTTGGAATCGCACAAGCTGCATTTGAAAAAGCGCTTCAATATGCGAAAGAACGAAAACAGTTCGGCCAACCAATCGCGAAATTTCAAGCGATTCAATTTAAACTTGCTGACATGGCGATGCAGCTCGAACTCGCACGTAATATGGTGTACAAGGCGGCGTGGTTAAAAGATCAAGGCAAACCGTTTACAAAGGAGGCAGCGTTTGCAAAATTATTTGCTTCCGAAACAGGATTTCATATTTGTAACCAAGCGATTCAAATTCACGGTGGATACGGATATATGAAAGAATACGGCGTTGAACGTCATCTCCGCGATATGAAGTTGATGGAAATTGGTGAAGGAACATCAGAAATTCAACGACTCGTCATTGCTCGTCAATTAGGGTGTTAA
- a CDS encoding TetR family transcriptional regulator, whose translation MVEKQLKDRIIETALTLFEKYGYHGVTVDRIVAECGASKGGFYHNFKSKDELLYHIHDVFITYVLNKAQEAYVKYKTPTKRLCAIIQSFVKVFHIYKPHITVFNQEAAYLKPEYAEKINAKREQYKQIIFQVLREGVEAKQFRSELSIELAGLSIIGMVNWMYKWYKPDGPMSIEQIAAAFNDLILHSLLTEEAKRDEDISSLLLSHVGDK comes from the coding sequence ATGGTTGAAAAGCAACTAAAAGATCGCATTATTGAAACGGCGCTTACGTTGTTCGAAAAATATGGGTATCACGGGGTGACGGTCGATCGCATTGTTGCGGAATGTGGAGCATCAAAAGGCGGATTTTATCATAATTTTAAGTCGAAAGATGAACTGCTTTACCACATTCACGATGTGTTTATTACGTATGTGCTAAATAAAGCGCAAGAAGCATATGTAAAATATAAGACGCCAACTAAGCGGCTATGTGCAATCATTCAGTCGTTTGTTAAAGTTTTTCATATATATAAACCGCACATTACGGTGTTCAATCAAGAGGCGGCGTATTTAAAGCCGGAGTACGCTGAAAAAATTAACGCAAAACGTGAACAATATAAACAAATTATTTTTCAAGTACTTCGGGAAGGTGTGGAAGCAAAGCAGTTTCGCTCGGAACTGTCTATCGAACTAGCGGGGTTGTCGATTATCGGGATGGTGAACTGGATGTATAAATGGTATAAGCCTGATGGACCGATGTCGATTGAACAAATTGCAGCTGCTTTCAATGATTTAATTTTACATTCGCTCTTGACAGAGGAAGCGAAGCGAGATGAAGACATTTCATCACTTCTTTTGTCGCATGTAGGCGACAAGTGA
- a CDS encoding cell wall-active antibiotics response protein, with protein sequence MLRLFRFIELSLKGGCPVDKKKTTDYVSWVVLLALMILALEIAFFHPGIIFSVLFSAGFIYIGRKKWHRKLGKIAFWLGCIGLVVHVFTMVTFRFLLVALLFYAIIQFAQSKRHPIVIRPERTTTFAETEGGFRQPLFQNMLFGRQKTPERAYEWSDVNIQTGIGDTVIDLSYAVVPKGEAVVVVRGWIGNVHIFVPYEMEVSVVHSVLFGAASIFSKETERLWNQTFIYETSAYETAEQKLKIITSMAIGNVEVKRI encoded by the coding sequence TTGTTGCGCCTTTTTCGTTTTATTGAGTTATCGTTGAAAGGGGGGTGCCCCGTGGATAAGAAAAAAACGACTGACTATGTTAGTTGGGTAGTGCTTCTTGCGCTCATGATTTTGGCGCTAGAAATTGCGTTTTTTCATCCAGGCATTATTTTTTCTGTTCTTTTTTCGGCAGGATTCATTTATATTGGAAGAAAAAAATGGCATCGGAAACTTGGGAAAATCGCCTTTTGGCTTGGGTGCATCGGTCTTGTAGTGCACGTGTTCACAATGGTGACATTCAGGTTTTTGCTTGTCGCGCTACTGTTTTATGCCATCATCCAGTTTGCGCAGTCCAAGCGCCACCCTATCGTTATTCGTCCAGAGAGGACAACAACCTTTGCAGAAACAGAAGGCGGTTTTCGTCAACCGCTTTTTCAAAACATGTTGTTCGGTCGGCAAAAAACACCGGAGCGTGCATATGAATGGAGCGATGTGAACATCCAAACAGGCATTGGCGATACAGTGATTGATTTAAGCTATGCGGTCGTTCCGAAAGGGGAAGCGGTCGTCGTCGTTCGTGGCTGGATTGGCAATGTCCACATTTTCGTTCCGTACGAAATGGAAGTAAGTGTCGTTCATTCCGTATTGTTTGGGGCAGCGTCTATTTTTTCAAAGGAAACGGAGCGGCTATGGAATCAAACGTTTATTTATGAAACGTCCGCATATGAAACAGCTGAGCAGAAGCTAAAAATCATCACCTCGATGGCGATTGGAAATGTTGAGGTGAAACGGATATGA
- a CDS encoding AMP-binding protein has protein sequence MLHTTVGQLLEQKALMHPDHEAVVYADRQLRWSYRQFNDYCRLVAKGLMKLGIEAGEHMAIWATNKPEWLACQFATGKMGAVLVTVNTNYRTAELEYLLKQSDATTIILMEQYRDASYIDMIYEIAPELAYCEPGKLQAKRLPQLRNVIVLSEQRYPGTFSWHDLLAMAEYVEDAALDARMNSLDPHDVINMQYTSGTTGFPKGVMLTHYNIVNNAYYIAECMKLTKEDRLCIPVPFFHCFGCVLGTLACVTVGATMVPLEQFHPKQVLQTVQDEKCTALHGVPTMFIAELNDPDFASYDLSSLRTGIMAGSNCPIEVMKAVIEKMGAKEITIAYGQTESSPVITQTRTDDPIELRVETVGRALPHVEVKIVDPVTNQEVPPGVQGELCTRGYHVMKGYYNNPSATQEAIDEEGWLHTGDLAVMDENGYCRITGRLKDMIIRGGENIYPREIEEFLYKHPKVLDVQVVGVPDETYGEEVMAWIILKEGEHATAEDIRSFCEGHISRHKIPRYIEFTTAYPMTASGKIQKFKLREWARERVEQEKHV, from the coding sequence ATGCTTCATACGACAGTTGGACAGTTGCTTGAACAAAAGGCTTTGATGCATCCCGATCATGAGGCGGTTGTGTATGCGGATCGTCAGTTGCGTTGGTCATATCGTCAATTTAATGATTATTGTCGCCTCGTTGCCAAAGGGTTGATGAAACTTGGCATTGAAGCAGGAGAACATATGGCGATTTGGGCAACGAATAAACCGGAGTGGCTTGCGTGCCAGTTTGCGACAGGGAAAATGGGAGCGGTACTTGTTACGGTCAATACGAATTACCGTACGGCCGAACTCGAATATTTGTTAAAACAATCTGATGCGACAACGATTATTTTAATGGAACAGTATCGCGATGCCTCTTATATCGACATGATTTACGAAATTGCACCGGAACTTGCTTACTGTGAACCCGGAAAACTACAAGCAAAACGACTTCCACAGCTACGAAATGTCATCGTATTAAGTGAACAACGTTATCCAGGAACATTTTCATGGCATGACCTCTTAGCCATGGCGGAATATGTCGAAGACGCAGCACTCGATGCACGAATGAATTCCCTCGATCCACATGATGTCATCAACATGCAATATACCTCAGGAACGACAGGATTCCCGAAAGGCGTTATGCTTACACATTACAACATCGTAAATAATGCGTATTACATTGCCGAATGTATGAAACTGACAAAAGAAGATCGGTTATGTATTCCTGTGCCGTTTTTTCATTGTTTCGGTTGTGTGCTCGGCACGCTCGCTTGTGTGACAGTTGGCGCAACAATGGTGCCGCTTGAGCAATTTCATCCGAAGCAAGTATTACAAACAGTGCAAGATGAAAAATGCACAGCACTTCATGGCGTGCCAACGATGTTTATTGCTGAATTAAACGATCCGGATTTCGCATCATATGATTTATCTTCTTTGCGCACGGGCATTATGGCCGGCTCGAATTGCCCAATTGAAGTGATGAAAGCGGTCATCGAAAAAATGGGGGCAAAAGAAATTACGATTGCGTACGGGCAAACGGAATCTTCCCCTGTCATCACGCAAACACGCACAGATGATCCAATTGAATTGCGAGTAGAAACAGTCGGGCGCGCTCTTCCGCATGTAGAAGTGAAAATTGTCGATCCCGTTACAAATCAAGAAGTGCCGCCTGGTGTGCAAGGGGAGTTATGCACGCGCGGATATCATGTCATGAAAGGGTATTACAATAATCCTTCAGCCACACAGGAGGCTATTGATGAAGAAGGATGGTTGCATACAGGCGATTTAGCCGTAATGGATGAAAACGGCTACTGCCGCATTACAGGAAGATTAAAAGATATGATCATTCGCGGTGGCGAAAATATTTATCCGCGTGAAATTGAAGAGTTTTTATATAAACATCCGAAAGTGCTCGATGTGCAAGTTGTTGGCGTCCCAGATGAAACGTACGGAGAAGAAGTAATGGCTTGGATCATTTTAAAAGAAGGGGAACACGCCACAGCTGAAGACATTCGCTCGTTTTGTGAAGGGCATATATCGCGTCATAAAATTCCGCGATATATCGAATTTACAACAGCGTATCCGATGACTGCATCGGGGAAAATTCAAAAATTTAAATTGCGCGAATGGGCGCGGGAGCGAGTCGAACAAGAAAAGCATGTGTAA